Part of the uncultured Tolumonas sp. genome is shown below.
AACCAGTCGTGGAGCTGTTCCCCGAGGAGCTCCAGGAACAGCTCCTCCCGGGTCGCGAAGTACAGGTACAGCGTTCCCTTGACCACTCCGGCGCGTTCCGCGATCCGCGTCATGGTGATCTCCTGGAAGGGCAGCTCGTCCAGCAGGGCGAGGCCCGCCGCGAGGATGGCCTCGCGCCGCTCCAGCTTCTGGTGATCCTGGCGTGCACGTTTCATGGCTGACCGATGGTCAATAATTTGATGACTCATGGTCATTTGTCAAGGGGAGGGGGCTTCCGGCGCATACTGGTGCCATGGTTTCCAGGACGGGGCTCATACCAGGGCGGATCCTCCAGCGCTACAAGCGCTTCCTGGCGGATGTGGCGCTGGAGGACGGCTCCGTGGTCACCGCCCACTGCACCAACACGGGCACCATGCGGTCGTGCTGGGCGCCCGGGGACCTGACGCTGCTGGAGCCCGCCGCGAATCCTGACCGGAAGCTGAAGTACACCTGGCTGGCCTGCCGGAGGGAGAAGGCCTGGGTCGGCGTCGACACCGGCATTCCCAACAAGGTCGTGGCGGAAGCGGCGCGCCTGGACCGGCTGCCGGGCCTGGCCGGCCTGCACGATGTGCGCACGGAGGTCCGCTACGGTGCCGAGTCCAGCCGGATCGATGTCCTGGCGAGGGATGGCGAGGGGCGCCTGGTCTACCTGGAGGTCAAGAACAGCACCCTGAACCTGGATGGGACGGCCTGCTTTCCAGATGCCGTCACCAGCCGCGGGACCAAGCACCTGCGGGAGCTGCAGGGCATGGTCGCCGAAGGCCACCGGGCCGCCGTCGTGTTCTTCCTGAACCGCGACGATGTCCGGGCCTTCGACGCCGCCCGGGAGATCGATCCGGACTACGCCGCCGAGCTGGACCGGGCGGCGCAGAACGGCGTCATGGTCCTTCCGGTGGGCGTCCGCCTTGAGGCGGAAAGTGAAAAAAACGGGACCTGGTCCCTGGAGTGGCACTTGACTGGGCTGCTGCCCTGGCTCAAAAGAGCCTGACAAATGGAATGGATTGTGACCAACTTCTTGATTCGTTTGTCACATGCATGAACTAGAATGGAAGCAATTCGTAACAGAACCCACAGGGAGACGGCTATGACTTCGGCAAAGAAGCAGACCCCTTTGTTCGACTGGCACAAGGCGCACGGCGCCAACATCGTCGAGTTCGGCGACTACCTCATGCCCGTCTGGTACGCCAGCGCGCGCAACGAGCATCTGGCGGTCGTCTCCCAGGCCGGCCTGTTCGACACCAGCCACATGGCGACCATCCGCGTGTTCGGCAAGGACGCCTACGAGCTGCTGCAGTGGTGCTTCACGCGCAACCTCGACGGCTGCGTGGGCAAGGACAACGCCCCCCTCACCGAGGGCAAGTGCGTGTACGGCCTCTTCCTCGATGAGCACGGCCACGCCATCGACGACAGCATCGTCTACAAGATCAAGGACGGCGAGTACATGGTCGAGGTCAACGCCAGCCAGGGCGGCCCCGTCTCCCGCCACCTGGCCGAGCAGGCCAAGGGCCGCGACGTGAAGATCGTGGACCTCACCGACAAGGTCGGCAAGATCGACATCCAGGGTCCGGCCGCCATCAAGACCATGGCCAAGGTCCTGAAGAACCCCGAGGCCGTGTTCGACAAGCTCCCCTACTTCTCCGCCAAGGGGCACTTCGATCCCGCCTCCACCCTGGCCGGCCAGGTCCAGATGCTGGACGGCACCCCGGTCCTGCTCTCCCGCTCCGGCTACACCGGCGAGGTGGGCTTCGAGATGTTCGTGGAGCGCGCCCAGACCGTGAAGCTCTGGGAAGCGGTGATGGCCGCGGGCGCGGAGTTCGGCCTGACCGCGTGCGGTCTCGCCTCCCGCGACTCGCTGCGCACCGGCGCCGTGCTGCCCCTCTCGCACCAGGACATCGGCCACTGGCCCTGCATCAACAACCCCTGGCCCTTCGCGCTGCCCTTCGCCCCCACCGGCGCCTTCACCAAGGCGTTCCTGGGTTCCGCGGCGCTCGAGAAGGCCGCGCCCACCGCGGACTGGACCCTGACCTTCGTCGGCCACGACCTCCGCAAGGTGGACGGCCACGATGCCAAGGTCTTCCTGGACGGCCGCGAGATCGGGACCGTGCTGACCTGCGCCACGGACATGGCCATCGGCCGCCACGAAGGGAAGATCTACAGCCTGGCCACCCCCGACAAGCCCGCCGGGCTCGCCATCAAGGGCCTCGCCTGCGGCTTCATCAAGGTCAATGCGAAGCTCGCCCCCGGCACCACCGTGGAGCTCAAGGACGCCAAGCGTTCGATCCAGGTGGTCATCGAGACGGATGTGCGCCCCGACCGCACCGCCCGCAAGGCCCTCAAGTCGTTCCTGTAGCCCCGCACCCTCATCCGGACCAAGTTCCACTACACTGTTCCCATCCCCTTGGAGGACCCATGTTCCCCGCCGATTGCAAATACACCAAGAACCACGAGTTCGTGAAGCCCCTGGGCGACGGCACCGCCGTCATCGGCATCACCAACTACGCCCAGGAAGCCCTGGGTGACGTGGTCTTCGTCGACCTGCCCGAAGTGGGCGAGAAGTTCGGCGCCGGCGACGAGTTCGGCACGGTCGAGTCCGTGAAGACCGTCTCCGAGTGCTACATGCCCACCGCCGGCGAGGTCACCGAGGTCAACGCCGACCTCGAAGCCCACCCCGAGTACGTGAACGAGGATCCCGTCGCCAAGGGCTGGATGATCAAGATCCGCCTGGAGGGCGCGGTGAACGCCGAGCTGCTCGACGCCGCCGCCTACGAGGCCCACGTCGCTTCCGAGGCCCACTGAGTGGGCTTCCGGATCCACGGCCGGTCCCCGTTCCTCATCCTCGCCTTCGGCGCGATGGGGGCGGGGATCGGCCTGTACTCCCAGACCCCGCCGGCCCCCAAGGTCCGCACTCCGCTCACGACGACGGAGACCGGCACGGCCAAGCTCAAGCTCCTCGTGGACGCCGCCGAGAAGGCCGTCCGGGCCGAGGACTGGAGTACCGCCGAGGCCCGGGCCGACGAGGCGGACGATCTGGTGGGGGGCCTGTCGGAGGGCCTCCTCTCGAAGCCCGAGGAGCAGGCCCTCCTGGAGCGGCTGTCGGCCGTCCGCAAGGTCCTGGACGAGGAGAACCCCACCGGGCCGGAAGACGGCATCCGCATGGCGACCGAGGCCGTGAGCCTCTCGGGCGACGACCTGAAGGCGCAGCTGGCCCAGGTGCAGGCGGCCGAGCAGGGCGCCGTGTTCGACTTTCCCATCGACCTGAACGACAAGGTGCTCTCCTGGGTCTACAACTTCACCCACGGACTGCGGGGCTTCATGGAGGGCTCCCTGTCCCGGGGCACCCAGTACCTGCCCATGGCGCGCCAGATCTTCCAGGAGGAGGGGGTGCCCCAGGACCTCGCGTACCTGGCCCTCATCGAGTCCGGCTTCAAGAACTCCGCCCGGAGCACGGCCAAGGCCGTGGGCATGTGGCAGTTCATCCGCTCCACTGGCCGCCTCTTCGGCCTGGACGGCAACGCCTGGGTCGAGGAACGGCGCGATCCGGTGAAGGCCTGCCGAGCTTCCGCCCGCTATCTCAGGCACCTCTACGAGGCCAGCGGCGACTGGTACCTGGCCGTGGCCGGCTACAACGCGGGTCCCCTCACCCTGGACCGGGCCGCGGGCGGCCTTGGCACCTACAACTTCTGGGATATGGCCCGGAGCGGCTACCTGCGCAACGAGACCAAGGACTACGTGCCCAAGCTGCTGGCCGCGATCCTGGTGGGCCGTTTCCCGGAGCGCTACGGGCTCAACGTGGTCCAGATGACGCCCTACGCCTACGAGACCGTGGACGTGGACCGCATGACGAGCCTCGGCGTGCTGGCGCGCTTCGCCGGGACCAACGTGGACGAGCTGAAGGATCTCAATCCGGAGCTGCTCCGCGACACGACGCCCCCCGGGCGCTACACGCTGCGCGTCCCCCCCGGCACCAGCGGCGACACCTACCGCGCGCTGGCGAGCATCCCCGCCGGCCAGCGGCTGGACTTCCAGACGTACGTCATCCGCAAGCGGGATACGCTGGCCAAGGTGGCCGCCCACTTCGACGTGAGCCCCGCGGACCTGCTGGCCACCAACGGCATGACCAAGGCCCAGTTCCGGGCGGGTCGCCGCATCCAGGTGCCGCCCGCCGCGCCGATCGCCATCGACCAGCGCGACCTCAAGCCGCTTACCCTGCGGGAGCAGGAGATCGTCGAGCGCCCCCTGCAGGAGCTGCCGGCCATCCCTTCCCGGCCCACCCCGGATGCGCCGGCCGCCGGCGCCGCCTCGCCGAGGGAGCTGAGCAGGCCGCCCGCCGTGCCTTCCAGGCCCTCCCGCGCCGCGGAACTGCCCGCCAAGCCCTCCAGCCACACGGTGAAGCGGGGCGAGACGCTCTTCTCCATCGCGGAGCGCTACGGGATCAATGTCAGCGATCTCGCCCGCTGGAACAAGATCCGGCGCAACCGGATCACCGTGGGCCAGATCCTGAAGCTGCGCAAACCCTGAATTTTGCGCTTGCCATTCCCGCGGACCCGTGGGAGACTAAGGATTCCCCAAGGGGCTATAGCTCAGCTGGGAGAGCGCTTGCATGGCATGCAAGAGGTCAGCGGTTCGATCCCGCTTAGCTCCACCAAAATCGGCCACCGCGAGGTGGCCGATTCTTTTTTATCAACCCAGGCTCCGACGATGCTCGCTTCCCTCAACCACGCCCACCTGCGCTTCGGTCCCCAGGAAGTCCTGAGGGACGTCACCTGGGCTCTGCAGGAGGACGAGTGCTGGGGCGTCATCGGACGCAACGGCGCGGGCAAGAGCACCCTCTTCAAGGTCCTGCTGGGTCAGCTCGAGCTCGACGAGGGGACCGTCGTGCGCCCCACCGCGGAGCGCGGCATCCGCATGGGCCACTACGCCCAGGACCTGGAGCCCGAGACCGACGGCAGCATCCTGGAGGAGGCTCTCGCAGCCTTCGGGGAGGTGGAGTCCCTGCAGCATGAGATGCGGGAACTGGAGCACCGCATGGCGGAGCCCGGCGTTGACCTCGAGGAGGTCATGGACCGCTACCAGAAGGTCCAGGAGGCCTTCGACCGCCAGGACGGCTTCACCATCCGTTCCCGGGCCGAGAGCATCCTCTTCGCCCTGGGCTTCTCGGCGGAGATGCTGGAGAAGAACATCCACGAGCTCTCCGGCGGCCAGAAGAGCCGCGTGATGCTGGCGAAGGCCATCCTCCAGGGGCAGGACCTGCTGCTGCTGGACGAGCCCACCAACCACCTGGACCTGCCCAGCCTCCGCTGGCTGGAGGGCTTCCTGAACGACACCCGGGCCACGGTGGCCGTCATCAGCCACGACCGCTACTTCCTGGACCGCGTGGCCACCAGCATCCTGGAGATCGAACTGGGGCGCTCCCGCGTCTACGAGGGCAACTACACCGAGTTCATCGAGAAGAAGGAGCAGGAGCTGGAGATCGCCGAGCGGCACTACGAGCGGCAGCAGGACTACATCCGCCAGCAGGAGGATTACATCCGCCGCAACATCGCCGGGCAGAACACCAAGATCGCCCGGGGCCGCCGCACCCACCTGGCCAAGCTCCAGCGCGTCGACAAGCCTTTGCGGGACCGCCGCAAGGTGAAGTTCCAGTTCACCGAGACCCAGCGCAGCGGCGACACCGCCCTCGTGCTGGACAACGTGAGCGTCGGCTGGGATGGCCAGCCGCTCTTCGAGCCCATCGAGCACTTCCAGGTCAAGCGGGGCCAGAAGCTGGCCATCGTGGGCCTGAACGGCACCGGCAAGTCCACGCTGCTGAAGGCCATCGCCGAGGAGATCCCCTTCATCACCGGCGGGGCCCGGCTGGGCAGCCAGGTGAAGCTCGGCTACTTCGACCAGCACCACAAGAACCTGGACCCCCGCAACACTGTGTTCCAGCAGATCCAGGCGGTGATCCCCCTGGCGCCCAAGCAGGACGTGCTGGGCTTCCTGGCCAAGTTCCAGTTCCGGGGCGACGACGTGGACAAGCCCGTCACCGTGCTCTCCGGCGGCGAGCGGGCGCGGCTCTCCGTGGCCACCCTGATCCGCGAGGGCGTGAACCTGCTGCTGCTGGACGAGCCCACCAACCACATGGACATCCACTCCATGGAGGCCATGGAGGACACCATCCTCAGCTTCGAGGGGGCGGCCGTCATCGTCACCCACGACCGCTACCTGCTGGGGCGGGTGGCCGACAGCCTGCTGCGCGTCCACGACAACAAGGCGGAGTTCCGCGAGGGCGGCTACGAGGAGCACCAGGCCTGGGTGGATCTCGACATCGGCCAGGAGCCGGAGGAGGCCGTCGCGGAGGAGGAAGCCCCCAAGGCCAAGCCGAAGCCTGCGTCCAAGCCCGCGCCCAAGCCCGCGCCCAAGTCCGTGCCCATCGACAAGGAGAAGCAGAAGGTGGCCCGGCGCTGGGAGCGCAAGGTCGAGGAGGCGGAGGCCAAGGTGGGCGAGATGGAAGCCAGGCTTGCCGCCCTGGCCCAGGAACTGGCCGCCATGGATCCCACGGACTGGCAGGCCTTCAACGTGAAGCTGGAGGCCCAGAAGGGCCTGGAGACCGAGCTGGCCTACGCCATGGCCGAGTGGGAAGAGGCCCAGACGGCGCTCGAGGAAGCCCAGCGGATTTGATCCCCGGGGCCCCTTTGGCCATGCTGTTGTCCGGAGCGTGCCATGAACCTACTCCTCGCGGTTGACGTCGGGAACACCAACATCGTCCTGGGGGTCTACGACGTCGACCAGGGTGCGGGCGCCCAGATCCTGCATTCCTGGCGCCTGGCCACCACGCGGGAGCGGACCGCCGACGAGTTCGGCCTGGCCACCATGGACCTGCTCCGGCACGCGAAGCTCGAGCCCGACCAGATCCACAGCATCGCCATCTCCAACGTGGTGCCCACGGTCCATCCGGTGCTGGAGGCCTGGGCCCGGCGCTACTTCCGCACCGAGCCGCTCTGGATCGAACCCGGGATCAAGACCGGCATCAAGATCATGCTGGACAATCCCCAGGAGCTGGGCGCGGACCGCATCGTGGATGTCGTCGCAGGTCTCGAGAAGTACGGCGCGCCGCTCATCTCCGTGGACTTCGGGACCGCCACCACCTTCGATGTGGTCAACCACAGGCGGGAGTATCTCGGCGGCCTGATCCTGCCGGGCATCAAGATCGCCGCGGATGCCCTGTCCACCCGGGCCTCCCGGCTGCCCAGGGTGGAGATCGCCAGGCCCGAGCGGGTGATCGGCCGGAACACGATCCAGGCCATGCAGTCCGGCCTCTTCTACGGCTACGTGGGCCAGGTGGACGGCATCCTGGAGCGCCTGCTGAAGGAGCTGCCCGATGCCACGATCGTCGCCACCGGCGGGCTGGCCAAGGCCATCGCCTCCGAGAGCAAGTACATCAGGCACCTCGAGCCGGACCTGACCCTGGACGGCCTGAAGCTGCTCTGGCTGAAGAACCGGAAGTGAGCCCCGGGTCCTTCGATATCGCGATCATCGGTGCCGGGCCCGCGGGAGCCACCCTGGCGCGGTGCCTTGGGCCGGACCGCTCAGTCCTCCTGGTGGACCGCCGCGACCTGGAGGATCCGGAACCCCGGGCACGGAAGGCCTGCGGCGGGCTCGTCGCCCCCGACGCCCAGGCCATGCTCGCCCGCTTCGGGCTGGGCCTGCCCCGCGAGGTGCTGGCGGGACCCCAGCTCTTCGTCGTGCGGACCCTGGATCTCCCCGTCCGCCTGGAGCGCAGCTACCAGCGGTTCTACATCAACATCGACCGCGAGCGCTTCGACCGCTGGCTGGTGTCCCTCGTGCCCGGCAATGTCACCCGGAGCTTCGGGAGCGAACTGGTCGGCCTGCAGCGGGGGGACGATGGCTTTCGGCTGAGCCTGCGCCAGGGAGGGCGGATCACGGAGGTGAGCACCCGCGTGCTGGTGGGTGCGGACGGGGCGCGGTCCAAGGTGCGGGGCCTGCTCGCCCCCCGCTGGCCCCATGCCCCCGGGACCTACCTCGCCGTCCAGGAGTGGTACGAGGCCGATCCCGTGCCGCCCCACTTCTCCGTGGCCTTCGATCCGGCCCTCACCGACTTCTATGGCTGGACCATCCCCAAGGACGGGAGCCTGCTGCTCGGGGTGGCCCTCGCGCCGGGTCCGGACGCGGGCGCCCGCTTCCAGGCCTTCCGGGCGCGACTCGCGGAGCACGGCTTCGCCTTCGGGCGGCGCCTGCACCGGGAGGCGCATCCCATCCTCCGCCCCCGCCTCCTCACCGGGTCCCCTCCGGGGCCCGGGAACCTGCTGCTGATCGGCGAGGCCGGCGGCTTCATCAGCCCCAGCTCCGCGGAGGGCTTCAGCTATGCCTTCCGGAGCGCCTGGGCGGCCGCCGAGGTCCTGAACGGAGGGCTGGAGGCTGCCGCCATGCGCTTCGGCCGAGCCGCTGCGCCCATCCGGCGCGACCTGCGCGCCAAGTGCCTCAAGGCCCCTTTCATGTACGTGCC
Proteins encoded:
- the sfsA gene encoding DNA/RNA nuclease SfsA, producing MVSRTGLIPGRILQRYKRFLADVALEDGSVVTAHCTNTGTMRSCWAPGDLTLLEPAANPDRKLKYTWLACRREKAWVGVDTGIPNKVVAEAARLDRLPGLAGLHDVRTEVRYGAESSRIDVLARDGEGRLVYLEVKNSTLNLDGTACFPDAVTSRGTKHLRELQGMVAEGHRAAVVFFLNRDDVRAFDAAREIDPDYAAELDRAAQNGVMVLPVGVRLEAESEKNGTWSLEWHLTGLLPWLKRA
- the gcvH gene encoding glycine cleavage system protein GcvH, with product MFPADCKYTKNHEFVKPLGDGTAVIGITNYAQEALGDVVFVDLPEVGEKFGAGDEFGTVESVKTVSECYMPTAGEVTEVNADLEAHPEYVNEDPVAKGWMIKIRLEGAVNAELLDAAAYEAHVASEAH
- a CDS encoding LysM peptidoglycan-binding domain-containing protein, yielding MGFRIHGRSPFLILAFGAMGAGIGLYSQTPPAPKVRTPLTTTETGTAKLKLLVDAAEKAVRAEDWSTAEARADEADDLVGGLSEGLLSKPEEQALLERLSAVRKVLDEENPTGPEDGIRMATEAVSLSGDDLKAQLAQVQAAEQGAVFDFPIDLNDKVLSWVYNFTHGLRGFMEGSLSRGTQYLPMARQIFQEEGVPQDLAYLALIESGFKNSARSTAKAVGMWQFIRSTGRLFGLDGNAWVEERRDPVKACRASARYLRHLYEASGDWYLAVAGYNAGPLTLDRAAGGLGTYNFWDMARSGYLRNETKDYVPKLLAAILVGRFPERYGLNVVQMTPYAYETVDVDRMTSLGVLARFAGTNVDELKDLNPELLRDTTPPGRYTLRVPPGTSGDTYRALASIPAGQRLDFQTYVIRKRDTLAKVAAHFDVSPADLLATNGMTKAQFRAGRRIQVPPAAPIAIDQRDLKPLTLREQEIVERPLQELPAIPSRPTPDAPAAGAASPRELSRPPAVPSRPSRAAELPAKPSSHTVKRGETLFSIAERYGINVSDLARWNKIRRNRITVGQILKLRKP
- a CDS encoding ATP-binding cassette domain-containing protein codes for the protein MLASLNHAHLRFGPQEVLRDVTWALQEDECWGVIGRNGAGKSTLFKVLLGQLELDEGTVVRPTAERGIRMGHYAQDLEPETDGSILEEALAAFGEVESLQHEMRELEHRMAEPGVDLEEVMDRYQKVQEAFDRQDGFTIRSRAESILFALGFSAEMLEKNIHELSGGQKSRVMLAKAILQGQDLLLLDEPTNHLDLPSLRWLEGFLNDTRATVAVISHDRYFLDRVATSILEIELGRSRVYEGNYTEFIEKKEQELEIAERHYERQQDYIRQQEDYIRRNIAGQNTKIARGRRTHLAKLQRVDKPLRDRRKVKFQFTETQRSGDTALVLDNVSVGWDGQPLFEPIEHFQVKRGQKLAIVGLNGTGKSTLLKAIAEEIPFITGGARLGSQVKLGYFDQHHKNLDPRNTVFQQIQAVIPLAPKQDVLGFLAKFQFRGDDVDKPVTVLSGGERARLSVATLIREGVNLLLLDEPTNHMDIHSMEAMEDTILSFEGAAVIVTHDRYLLGRVADSLLRVHDNKAEFREGGYEEHQAWVDLDIGQEPEEAVAEEEAPKAKPKPASKPAPKPAPKSVPIDKEKQKVARRWERKVEEAEAKVGEMEARLAALAQELAAMDPTDWQAFNVKLEAQKGLETELAYAMAEWEEAQTALEEAQRI
- a CDS encoding type III pantothenate kinase, producing MNLLLAVDVGNTNIVLGVYDVDQGAGAQILHSWRLATTRERTADEFGLATMDLLRHAKLEPDQIHSIAISNVVPTVHPVLEAWARRYFRTEPLWIEPGIKTGIKIMLDNPQELGADRIVDVVAGLEKYGAPLISVDFGTATTFDVVNHRREYLGGLILPGIKIAADALSTRASRLPRVEIARPERVIGRNTIQAMQSGLFYGYVGQVDGILERLLKELPDATIVATGGLAKAIASESKYIRHLEPDLTLDGLKLLWLKNRK
- a CDS encoding FAD-binding protein, which translates into the protein MSPGSFDIAIIGAGPAGATLARCLGPDRSVLLVDRRDLEDPEPRARKACGGLVAPDAQAMLARFGLGLPREVLAGPQLFVVRTLDLPVRLERSYQRFYINIDRERFDRWLVSLVPGNVTRSFGSELVGLQRGDDGFRLSLRQGGRITEVSTRVLVGADGARSKVRGLLAPRWPHAPGTYLAVQEWYEADPVPPHFSVAFDPALTDFYGWTIPKDGSLLLGVALAPGPDAGARFQAFRARLAEHGFAFGRRLHREAHPILRPRLLTGSPPGPGNLLLIGEAGGFISPSSAEGFSYAFRSAWAAAEVLNGGLEAAAMRFGRAAAPIRRDLRAKCLKAPFMYVPPLRRLVMASGIRHLARLDQGFQG